A stretch of DNA from Gimesia chilikensis:
CTCGAACGGATCATGAAATTCAGGTCAATCCGTGATCTGATTGAAGCACGCATCCTTGAATGGATTTCAGAGAATAAAAATCAATTAGAGACGAAGGAGTAAATTGACAATGAGTGATGCCAATGATTGCCCAGCAATCGAGACCAAAAGCATGAGCCTCTTTGAGCGTTATCTGACCTTGTGGGTCGGTCTCTGTATTCTTGCCGGGATCGTATTAGGCAAGGTTGCTCCGGGGGTTGCACAGACCCTTGATGGGATGGCGATCTATGTCAATGATGCACCTGTCGTCTCAATTCCGATTGCTGTCTGCCTGTTTTTCATGATGTATCCCATCATGGTGAAGATTGATTTTGCCGAAGTTTTGAGGGCGGGGAAAGCGGTTCGCCCAGTAGGACTGACACTATTCATTAACTGGGCTATCAAGCCATTCACGATGTACGCGATTGCCAGTTATTTTCTGGGTACTTTGTTTCTCACATTCATCGGCCCCGAGGCGGTTGATTATGTCAAAATGCCCTTCGGTGCTGACCTCGCTGTGGGAGCCGAATACGGTTCTGGTAAAGTCGTTCTCGTAGATGGCGTGAAAATGCTGGAAGTTCCTCTCTGGCGAAGCTATCTGGCGGGTTGTATTCTACTGGGAATCGCTCCCTGTACGGCGATGGTTCTCGTCTGGGGTTTTCTGGCAAGAGGAAACGACGGTCACACTCTGGTCATGGTGGCCATCAACTCTTTGACGATGCTGGTGTTGTACGGCATTCTGGGAGGATTTCTTTTGGGAGTCGGTAAATTGCCGGTGCCGTGGCAGGCTTTGCTACTTTCGATAGGCATCTATGTGGCACTGCCTCTGGTAGCAGGGTTCTTTTCCCGTAAATGGCTGATTGCGACAAAAGGAGAAACATGGTTTCGAGAGAAATTTCTCCATGTGCTAACTCCAGTTACAATCGCTGCCTTATTGGTAACCCTGATCCTACTGTTCTCATTTAAAGGGGAAACCATTCTCAATAACCCACTGACAATCCTTTGGATTGCGATCCCCCTGTTTATTCAGACTGTTGTTATTTTTGCACTGGGATATGTGCTTTCAAAAGTGATGGGCCTAACCTATGAAAGTGCTGCTCCTACAGCGATGATCGGTGCTTCGAACCATTTTGAAGTGGCGATAGCAACCGCAACCATGTTGTATGGTCTTTCGTCAGGGGCAGCACTGGCAACTGTGGTAGGGGTGCTCATCGAAGTTCCCTTAATGTTGATGCTCGTTCGGTTCTGTGTCAGGACGCAAAACTGGTTTCCACATCAGAGCGTGTCCGATGCTTCGGAAACAACAGCGACCGTTACTGCAAGTGAGTGATGATTATGAAAAATGAAACGCATAAAGACTGTTGTGGAAACATGTTCCCCGACTGCCTGCATTTGAAAGATAACGTACCGAACGAAGGCAAAGTGTTCACAGTGTGGATGAAGACTCCTAAAGGGAGTGTGCTGCCAGTTCATTCTGATCGCTCGATTGAAATAAATCATGATCAATGGGAAGAGTGTCAGCAATGTGCTGATTTCGATAGTTGCTACAAGCTCAGTATGGCGAAAATTGCTTTGGAATCTGCTGTAGCCAGTTAGTAATAAATTTTCATTAGAAGGGTATTCAAGAAATGAAACGTGTTTTAGTCTTATGTACCGGAAACTCCTGTCGTTCCCAGATGGCAGAAGAACTTTGGGAAACGTTGAGTGAAGGTGAGTGGCAGGCGGAATCAGCAGGCTCAAAGCCTTCCGGTTATGTCCATCCGCTGGCGATTGAAGCGATGCGGGAACTGGACATTGACCTGTCTGAGAACACCAGCAAGCACCTCGATCAGTTTACCGATCAGCAATTCGATCTGGTGGTCACGGTGTGTGACAATGCGAAGGAATCGTGTCCAGTCTTCTCTGGAGCCACACAGACTCTTCACTGGCCCTTCGATGATCCTGCCGATGCGACTGGCACTGATGAAGAAAAAATGACAACGTTCCGCCGTGTCCGAGATGAAATTAAAACTAAGATTCAATCATTTCTTGCTGATGAATCTGCTTAATACGTAATTTTCTTGAATGAGGAGTGATTCCATGAAACAAGAATCGGCTGTTGATTTCCCCGGTAATTACCGTTTGCATGTTGCATTAACAGTTGCAAATCTGGAGCAGTCAAAGCAATTTTACGAAGTGCTGCTGGGAGTGCCTCCAGTTAAAGAACGCCCCCGCTATGCCAAGTATGAACCC
This window harbors:
- the arsB gene encoding ACR3 family arsenite efflux transporter, with protein sequence MSDANDCPAIETKSMSLFERYLTLWVGLCILAGIVLGKVAPGVAQTLDGMAIYVNDAPVVSIPIAVCLFFMMYPIMVKIDFAEVLRAGKAVRPVGLTLFINWAIKPFTMYAIASYFLGTLFLTFIGPEAVDYVKMPFGADLAVGAEYGSGKVVLVDGVKMLEVPLWRSYLAGCILLGIAPCTAMVLVWGFLARGNDGHTLVMVAINSLTMLVLYGILGGFLLGVGKLPVPWQALLLSIGIYVALPLVAGFFSRKWLIATKGETWFREKFLHVLTPVTIAALLVTLILLFSFKGETILNNPLTILWIAIPLFIQTVVIFALGYVLSKVMGLTYESAAPTAMIGASNHFEVAIATATMLYGLSSGAALATVVGVLIEVPLMLMLVRFCVRTQNWFPHQSVSDASETTATVTASE
- a CDS encoding arsenate reductase ArsC; protein product: MKRVLVLCTGNSCRSQMAEELWETLSEGEWQAESAGSKPSGYVHPLAIEAMRELDIDLSENTSKHLDQFTDQQFDLVVTVCDNAKESCPVFSGATQTLHWPFDDPADATGTDEEKMTTFRRVRDEIKTKIQSFLADESA